Genomic DNA from Halobaculum sp. CBA1158:
GTTCTTCCACGGCTACCCGGAGGCGTTCGTCGAGACCGACGCCCTCGCGGAGGCGTACGGGAACGCACAGCACGTCGTCGCGCACGACCACCCATGATCGGGTCCGCGTTCGATACCATGATCGGCTCCGCGTTCGGGACGCCCGTCCCCCTCGCCGGCACCGGCGATCGCGTGTTGGAGGTCGTGCTCGACGACCTCTGGGGCGGCGGTCTCGACCTCCTCGCAGGCGCGACGGGCGTCGAGATACTCGCCTCTCCGTTCATGCAGCGGGCGTACCTCGCGGCGGTCTGCGTGGCCCTCGTCGGTCCCCTGGTCGGGAGCTTTCTCGTCCACCGCGAGATGGCGATGATCGGCGACACGCTGGCGCACGCCGCCTTCGCGGGCGTGGCCGCCGGCCTGTTCGCCAACGCCGTGTTCGCGACGAGCGTGCCGCCGCTGGCGACGGCGCTGGCGGTCGCCGCCCTCGCCGCGCTGGTCGTCCAGGCGCTCGTCGACCACGCGGGCACCTACCGCGACACCTCGCTGGCGATCGTCCTCACGGGCTCGTTCGCCGTCGGGAGCGTGCTGATCACGGCCGCCGACGGCGGCATCGCCGTCGGGATCGACGCCTACCTGTTCGGGTCGCTGGCGACCGTCTCGCGCGCGAACGCCGGAATCCTGCTCGCGATGACGGCCCTCGTCGGTCTCGCCGTCGGCGCGGCCTACCGACCGCTGGTGTACGTCACCTTCGACGAGGTGGGCGCGCGCGCCGCCGGGATCGACGTGACGCGGTACAACCGACTGCTCGCCGTGCTTACGGCGGTCGTGGTCGTCGCCGCGATGCAGATCATGGGCGTCATCCTCGTCGCCGCGATGCTCGTGATCCCAGTCGCGACGGCCGCCCCCGTCACCGGGTTCAAGCGGGCGATCGCCGCGAGCGTCGCCGCCGGCCTCGTCGCCACCGTCGGCGGCGTCACGCTGTCGTACTGGTACGACGTGGCCGCCGGCGGCACGGTCGTGCTCGTCGCCATCGC
This window encodes:
- a CDS encoding metal ABC transporter permease produces the protein MIGSAFGTPVPLAGTGDRVLEVVLDDLWGGGLDLLAGATGVEILASPFMQRAYLAAVCVALVGPLVGSFLVHREMAMIGDTLAHAAFAGVAAGLFANAVFATSVPPLATALAVAALAALVVQALVDHAGTYRDTSLAIVLTGSFAVGSVLITAADGGIAVGIDAYLFGSLATVSRANAGILLAMTALVGLAVGAAYRPLVYVTFDEVGARAAGIDVTRYNRLLAVLTAVVVVAAMQIMGVILVAAMLVIPVATAAPVTGFKRAIAASVAAGLVATVGGVTLSYWYDVAAGGTVVLVAIAGYVAVAGGTRLRGRLAARRRAREPGDAASGSPTGGAGRTAADSGDDAE